The Acinonyx jubatus isolate Ajub_Pintada_27869175 chromosome D1, VMU_Ajub_asm_v1.0, whole genome shotgun sequence genome includes a window with the following:
- the LOC106966148 gene encoding olfactory receptor 52B4-like: MATPNHTGASHSLFILRGIPGLEDQHIWISLPFFISYLVAVLGNSLLVFIIITERSLHEPMYFFLCMLAVADLILSTTTVPKALAIFWFHAGEISLDGCVTQIFFIHATFIAESGILLAMAFDRYVAICDPLRYTTLLSHAVIIKVGLAVVLRSFSVILPDVFLVKRLPFCHSNVLPHTYCEHMAVAKFACADIRVNVWYGLSVLLSTVMPDALLILVSYTLILNAVFHLPSRGARQKALGTCGSHLGVISMFYLPGIFTVITQRFGHHVPLHTHILLANICTLAPPMLNPIIYGVKTRQIRECVVSTLSSQ; this comes from the coding sequence ATGGCAACCCCTAACCACACTGGTGCCAGCCACTCACTTTTCATTCTGCGGGGCATCCCTGGCCTGGAAGACCAGCACATATggatttctcttcccttctttatttcctaCCTGGTTGCTGTCCTTGGGAATAGCCTCCTTGTCTTCATCATCATTACTGAACGCAGCCTCCATGAACCCATGTACTTCTTTCTCTGCATGCTAGCTGTGGCTGACCTCATCCTGTCCACTACCACTGTGCCCAAAGCCCTGGCCATATTCTGGTTTCATGCTGGGGAGATCTCCCTTGATGGCTGTGTCACTCAAATCTTCTTCATCCATGCCACCTTCATTGCTGAATCAGGGATTCTGTTGGCCATGGCATttgaccgctatgtggccatctgtgACCCACTGCGATATACTACACTGCTCAGTCATGCAGTAATCATAAAGGTTGGTCTGGCTGTGGTCCTGAGAAGCTTCTCTGTGATACTCCCAGATGTGTTCCTGGTGAAGAGACTGCCTTTCTGCCATAGCAATGTGTTACCACATACCTACTGTGAGCACATGGCTGTTGCCAAGTTTGCTTGTGCTGATATTCGTGTCAATGTCTGGTATGGCTTGTCTGTTCTTCTCTCTACTGTAATGCCAGATGCCTTGCTCATCTTGGTTTCGTATACCCTCATCCTCAATGCAGTCTTCCACCTCCCTTCCCGAGGAGCTCGGCAAAAGGCTCTAGGCACATGTGGCTCCCACCTTGGGGTCATTTCCATGTTCTATTTGCCTGGCATTTTTACTGTAATTACCCAGCGGTTTGGGCATCATGTTCCCCTCCATACTCACATTCTGCTGGCCAATATCTGCACATTAGCCCCTCCCATGCTGAACCCTATCATTTATGGGGTCAAGACCAGGCAGATTCGAGAGTGCGTGGTCAGTACTCTGTCTTCACAGTAG